Within the Thiohalobacter sp. IOR34 genome, the region GGTTGACGATGGTCTTGCCGCGCAGCAGTGGCACCTTCTTCACCTGCTGGGCACTGACCCCGGAGAAGGATTCCGCGGTGTCGAGGATGTCGGTGAGGACCTGCCGGTTCAACCCCTCGATGGTGAGGAAGTGGCGCAGCCGGCCCTGGGCGTCGATCTGCTGGTTGTCGCCGCTCATGCCGTCTTCTGCACCTCCAGGGTCAGGGGCTCGGGACCGCTCAGCTTGACGTGCTCGTCCGCAGCCAGCGGCATCTGCAGGCCGACCACGTCGGCCTCGATCGGCAGCTCGCGGCCGCTGCGCTCGACCAGTACGGCGAGGGTGATGGAGGCCGGCCGGCCGTAGTCGAACAGCTCGTTCAGCGCGGCGCGGATGGTGCGGCCGGTATGCAGCACGTCGTCGACCAGGATGATGTGCCGCTCGTCGACCGTGAACGGCAGCTCCGAGGGCCGCACCTGGGGGTTCATGCCGATGCGGGTGAAGTCGTCGCGGTAGAAGGAGATGTCCAGGGTGCCGAGCGGCGCCTCCAGTTCCAGCAGTGGGTGCAGGCGTTCGGCGATCCAGACGCCGCCGGTGTGGATGCCGACCATGGCGGCATCCTCGCGCCCGCGCCGACGCATCAGCTCGCGCAGTTCGCCGCCCATGCGCTCGAGCAGGCCCTCGATCTCTCTCGAATCCGCCATGTCCTCAGTCCCCCTGGCCGTCCAGCCAGTTCTGCAAGATGATCCGCGCCGCCTCGGCGTCGATGCGCGCCGGATCGCGCCGTGCCTCGGCCCCCAGCAGTGCCTCGGCCTCGTGCGAGCTGAGCTGTTCGTCCATCCGCCGCACCGGCAGATGGTAGCGCCCTTCGAGGCGGCGCGCGAAACGTTCCGCGGCGACCGTGCTCTCGCTGTCGCTGCCGTCCAGCCTTCGTGGCCGGCCGACCACCAGCAGGGCCGGTTGCCACTCGGCGATCAGCTGCGACACCGTCTCCCAGTCCGGCTGACCCTCCCGGGCCGGCAGCGTGGTCAGCGCCCGGGCGCTGCCGGTCAGGGTCGAGCCGACTGCCACGCCGATCCGGGTCCTGCCGTGATCGAAACCGAGCAGGGTGAGGGTTTCCGTCGCTGCCTCAGGCATGCCCGGTGTCGTTGGACAGCAGCTTGAGGTCCACGCCGAGCAGCGCTGCGGCCGCTTCCCAGCGCCGTTCCACCGGGGTGTCGAAGAGGATGCGCGGGTCGGCCGGTCCGTTCAGCCAGGCGTTGTCCGCCATCTCCTGTTCCAGCTGGCCGGGGCCCCAGCCAGCGTAGCCCAGCGCCACCAGGGCCCGCTGCGGCCCCTGGCCGGCGGCCATGGCGGCGAGGATGTCCTGCGAGGCGGTGACGCCGATCTCATCGGTGACACGCAGCGTCGCCTGCCAGTCGCCGAGCGGCTGATGGAGGACGAAGCCGCGTTCCGGCTGTACCGGACCACCCTGGAACACCGGCCGGTCGGCGACGAAGGGGTCGCCGGGCTCGATCTGGGTGTGGGCGAAGACGTCGCCCAGGCGCATCTCCAGCGGGCGGTTGATGACCAGGCCCATGGCGCCGTCCTCGTCGTGTTCGCAGAGGTAGGTCACGGTGTGAAAGAAGTTGGGATCGGTCAGCCCGGGCATGGCAATCAGCAGGTGGTTGCAGAGGGAGGGGGCGTCAGGCATGGCGATAGTATCCGGCAGCGGCGGTGGCGCCGCAAGCGGCGCTTCAGCGGCTCTGCAGGCCGCTGCTCAGGAACTCCCAGGTGCGGGTGATGTGCAGGATGTCGGTGTCCTTGCGGATCTCGCCGGGCAGCGGCGGGAAGGGGGCGGCCAGGCGGACGATGCGCACCGCGGCGTCGTCGAGGATCTTGTGGCCGGAGGAGCGCAGCACGCTGATGTTGTAGATGCTGCCGTCAGGGTTCAGCGCCACGTCCAGCAGCAGGTTGCCGGAGAGGTGCTGGCGGCGCGCCGCATCCGGGTAGTTGAGATTGCCGACCCGCTCCACCTTGGCCACCCAGTCGTTCATGTAGTTGGCGTACTTGAACTCGCGGGTGCGGGCCGAGATGAAGGTCTGCCGGGG harbors:
- the pyrR gene encoding bifunctional pyr operon transcriptional regulator/uracil phosphoribosyltransferase PyrR, which codes for MADSREIEGLLERMGGELRELMRRRGREDAAMVGIHTGGVWIAERLHPLLELEAPLGTLDISFYRDDFTRIGMNPQVRPSELPFTVDERHIILVDDVLHTGRTIRAALNELFDYGRPASITLAVLVERSGRELPIEADVVGLQMPLAADEHVKLSGPEPLTLEVQKTA
- the ruvX gene encoding Holliday junction resolvase RuvX, whose translation is MPEAATETLTLLGFDHGRTRIGVAVGSTLTGSARALTTLPAREGQPDWETVSQLIAEWQPALLVVGRPRRLDGSDSESTVAAERFARRLEGRYHLPVRRMDEQLSSHEAEALLGAEARRDPARIDAEAARIILQNWLDGQGD
- a CDS encoding YqgE/AlgH family protein, with translation MPDAPSLCNHLLIAMPGLTDPNFFHTVTYLCEHDEDGAMGLVINRPLEMRLGDVFAHTQIEPGDPFVADRPVFQGGPVQPERGFVLHQPLGDWQATLRVTDEIGVTASQDILAAMAAGQGPQRALVALGYAGWGPGQLEQEMADNAWLNGPADPRILFDTPVERRWEAAAALLGVDLKLLSNDTGHA